The Thermosynechococcus sp. genome has a segment encoding these proteins:
- a CDS encoding NADPH-dependent FMN reductase, which translates to MVKFIGWAGSLRDSSYSQRALDAAIAKAATRGVTVERLDLRQMRLPFCTGAESYPDYPDVAAFQAKVKEADGILLVTPEYHGSVSGVLKNSLDLLSFEHLSGKVVAMMSVLGGQTNSNALNDLRVILRWVHAWVIPEQVAIGQAWQAFTPEGQLRDAKLDERVDKLIASWIQTTRQLREARA; encoded by the coding sequence ATGGTCAAATTCATTGGTTGGGCAGGGAGTCTGCGGGATAGCTCCTACTCCCAAAGGGCATTAGATGCTGCTATTGCCAAAGCAGCCACCCGAGGGGTTACCGTTGAGCGTCTTGATCTACGGCAGATGAGGCTTCCCTTTTGCACAGGTGCTGAGAGCTACCCCGACTATCCCGATGTGGCCGCCTTTCAAGCTAAGGTCAAGGAAGCCGATGGCATTTTGCTGGTGACACCGGAGTACCATGGCAGTGTGAGCGGTGTGCTAAAAAACTCCCTCGATCTCCTGAGCTTTGAACATCTCAGCGGCAAAGTAGTCGCCATGATGAGTGTCCTCGGTGGCCAAACCAACAGCAATGCCCTCAACGATCTACGGGTGATTCTGCGCTGGGTGCATGCTTGGGTGATTCCGGAACAGGTGGCCATTGGTCAGGCTTGGCAAGCCTTCACACCCGAGGGGCAATTGAGGGATGCCAAGCTCGATGAGCGCGTGGACAAACTGATTGCCAGTTGGATTCAAACCACCCGTCAACTCCGAGAAGCAAGGGCCTAG